Genomic DNA from Paenibacillus sp. KS-LC4:
GAAAATGCGCGTATTATACTGCTGCATAGTGAGGCCGGAACGGACTATTTGATTGGCTCACGGGAGGAGCTGCTTTTTGCCAAGGGTGATCGAATCGGCAATCCTTACGGCAATATGGCGACCTTGTTAACGCCAATTGCGGAGCGGATGCAGGCAAGCTTGGCGGATGGAGGGCTGGGCCTGACGGTTATTTATCAGGAAAGCTATGGCGGGAAAACAAAGGCGGCCAAAAATTATACGTCCAGCGGGAGCCAGGGCTATCGGGTGTTTGATCTGTTTTCGCTGTCGCATGAAGAGCTTCAGCATTTGCTGACACTGCCCATTGACCAAATTGCGAAATGGCGCGATCATGGCGGTCAGCCCTTTTATCAAGAGGCGGATAAGGCGGCGTTTATCGAGCGCTGGAATCTTGATGCTGCACCGCTGCTGGCTGTGCTGGATGGAGCGGCATTTCCAGTCGGTCTGGAGGAGACGAGCCGTTTTCTCAGTGATTTTGCGGCTACGCGTGTAGGAATGGATGCAGCTGGAAAATCGGAAGGGATCATTGTACGAACCGCCGATCGCAAAAGGATACGTAAAATCAGGTTCGAGGATTATGAACGAACCTTTAGAAATGTGCCGAAGGCATGAACAATTTGCTAGTGTCGGGCTACCGCGCGCATGAGTTGAACATTTTTAATCAAAAGCATGAGGGTATTGCCTATATTAAGCAGGCGATTACGAATAAGCTGCTGCCGCTCATTGATGATGGCTTGCAGTGGGTCATTACGCCCGGCCAATATGGTGTTGATCTGTGGGCTTGCGAAGCAGTCATTGCGCTTAAGCCGCATTATCCGCAGCTCAGGCTTTCTATTATTACGGCGTACAGTAATCCGGAAGAGAAGTGGAAGGATGACAAGAAGGAATATTATGAGCAGGTGCTGAAGGGCGTCGATTATTATGCGTCGGTCAGTGACAAGCCCTATGATGGCATTTGGCAGCTGCAAGCGAGGGATGAGCTGCTGTTTCGCAAAACCGATGGCATTTTACTCGTGTACGATGAGGATGCAGGAGAAGGCAGTCCGCGCTACTTCAAGGAGCGTGCGCTTCGCCGGCAGCAGGCCGACGGTTATCGCTACATCAGCATCAGCTCGGATGATATCCAGAGCATTGCTGATGAGGCGAATTATCGGGATATGGACTAGCGCAATTGGGAATGGCTGCCCTCCATTAGGGCGGCTTTTGACAGCAGGAGGAGGATGCAGAAATGGACGATCAGGATGATAAAAAGCAGCAAGGGCAGCATTCGGACAATAGGCTGCCGTTCGATTTAGACAAGAGTGAGCCAGCCAGTCAGACGGTGCATGTGTTCCGCCAGCCGCGGGATTCGCAGCAGTCACAGGCAGCAGCGCAGCGGGCCGAGGCCGCGAGGCGGGAAGAGATTTTGCGGCGTGCGGAAGCGGCACGGCTGGAGGAGCAAGCGCGCCAGGAGGAGGATGCGCGCTTGCTCGCGGCTTCTCGGGAGCAAGCGGCTTTGCAGCAGGAGCGTGAGTTTTTGGGAGAGGAGCCGGAGCAATGGGACCGATACGGTGAGTATGGGGAATATGGCGCATACGGCAACGACAATGGCGAATCCGATGCAGCAGCTGATGCAAGGACAGCGAGCACGGCGGCGTTCTCAACAAATGAAGCGGATGAAACGGCTGCATCAGCAAGGAATGAAGCGACCGGAACGGAAGGCGCGGCTGGTGCAGGTGCTGGTGTCGGGACTGGCGCAAGTGCAGGAGCGAGAAGCGGCGCGGCAGAGGCTGCAAGCAAGCTGCTGCAAAACATGTCCGGCTCCGTTAAGCAAATGGATTGGAAGATTTTGCTGAGGCTGCTGAAAAACCCGCTGGAGGGGCTGAATTTAAATCCGGCTAAACATTTAAGCTATGGAATAATCGGCATCGTTTGTGCAATCATAGGCTTCTTATTGTTTGGGCTGCTTACGGGCAGCGCCATTTCCTTATTTTTCGGCTATGGGGTGACCGATCTATTGCGTGAGGGAAGCGGCATGAGTGCAGCGCTATTCGGAAAAATCCTGCTGCTGTCGCTAATTTCGACGTTTGCCTTCCTCGGTTCTTTGTGGGGGATAAGCTTGTGGAGAGCGACGCAGCGTCTAACAATTAGAGCTTTTATTACATCAATTGGAGCGATGCAGCTCGCTTCCGGCGCTGGATTTTTAATCGCGGGCGTCATTTCGCTCATTAGCTTCAAGCTGGGCTCTTTTGTAATGGCGGCGGCTCTGCTGTCTAACCTTGGCATTTCCTTAATCGGCGCGTCGGTGGCCAGCCAGGTGACCAAGGAAAAGCTATGGTCTTATATTGCTTTTTCGGCTTGTGCGTACTTATTGCTGTTTGGCCTGCTCGCTGATTTGATCATGTAAATGGCTGAAGCATATTGAACGATGATGTAATGCTTTAACGTTGTTTCCCTTTGCGGAAATAACGTTTTTTTATTTGTTTGAAAATGCCTCTGCCCGTTATTTTGGTAAATTTGTTATGGTGCTTTGAAATCGTAATTGAAGCAGTTAATAATTGAAGTTCGATAAAATATGACAGAGATATAAAGAAATAATGGATGAATTTTCAGTGAAATGAAATGATTATAGAGGATTTTAGCGATTTATGTAGAAACTTTAATAGCTAAAGATAATAGGGGGGATTTACCATTATGAAAAAAGCTATTTTTGCAGCTGCCGCAATGCTCGTTATGGCTGGCTGCGCCAGTCAAACCCAGGATTTTTCCACAGAGGTTAGTCAATTAAAGGAGCAAGTGAGCCAGTTGAGTGCTGAAAACGAGAAGTTAAAGGCACAGCTTGCCGAGGCTCCGGAAACCACCGCCGCAAGCGAGGCTTCTTCAACGCCACAACCAGAGCCGTCCGCCGACACTGGCAATGTACTAGAACTGAAAAAAGCGCTCGTTATTGCTGACTTCGCAGAGGTGACGCTCACGAAGACAGAATTCACGTCCAAAGTCGTACCTCCGAAGCCGGACAGCTTCTATACGTATTACGAGGTGAAGGATGCTGAAAATATTTATTTGGATGTCGTCCTTAAATTCAAAAGCCTGCTCAGCTCCTCTAAAAGTGCAGATGATTTTGCCTCTGTACAAGTGAAATATGATAGCAAATATGAGTATAAAAGCTTTTCAACAATTGAAGAGTCGGGTGGAGGCAACTTTACCTATACGAATATAACGAGCATTGAGCCATTAAAAACGGGGGTTCTCCATTTTATCGCCGAGCTGCCTAAGGAAGCGGCCAAAGACAAGAAACCGATTGATATTATCGTTACCATTGAAGGCAAGGAATACGTCTATTCGCTGCGCAGTGAATAGTCTCTTCACGAAATATATAAATAGAGGGAGAATGAAATATGAAACAGAGAATACTGGTAATTTTGCTGGCTATGGTCATGCTGCTGGCAGTACCAACGGGGCTTTCGGCCGCTAAGGCGGAGAGTCAGACTGTTTTTGTAAACGGCAAGAAAATCGCTTATGCACAGGCACCCATAAGTGAGAACGGCACAACGCTCGTATCGGCAAAAGAAACCATTGAAGCATTAGGCCTCTCCTTTAGCTGGGATAAGGGCAACAAGCGAATTATCGCCTCAAGCGGTGAAATGACGATTTCGATTATTTTGGACGAGCCGGTTGCTACGGTTAATGGCATTTCTATGTTTTTGGGGACGCCTGCTGTAGAGAGAAACGGCCGCACCATGGTGCCGCTTCGTCTGCTGACAGACGGCTTGGGCGCTTCAATGGCAGCAAAGGGCAATCAAATCAGCATTAAAACGGTTGACCCGAGCAAAAGTAAATATTACACGGGCCTGCCGCTGCAAATTACGAATTCCGCTGTGAAAAATTTAAGCACGGAAAAAATCACTGTGAACTACAAAGAATATTATTATGCCGGTGGTGCTGTGCAGACCTACGATTTTACCGCATCGCTGAATGCGCGCGGCAAAGCCGCCTTTAACAGTGCGACTGTAAAGCCTGGCGAAAATTATGATTCGAAAGGCACGAACTATATCTATTTTGGCAGAGCGATCTATAGCATAGAAACTGGCGAGAAGGAAACGGTAAGCAAAAGCTACAATCTGGCTAAACAGCTTTATGGCAATGGTGGTACGATTGAAAAGCAGATGAGAGCCCTCTACAAACAGAAGGAAGAGGACTACAGGAAGAAGCTGAAAGAGGAGCTTAAGAAAAATAATAATGTTCCTTTTAAAATAGTTGATTACAGCATTACTTATGATTCATTAGGCTATCCTGAGGCTAATATAGAGCTATGGAATTTGACGGCAAAAACGATTGTTTCCTTCGAGCTTTCTTTTAGCACCTATGATGCATACGGCGACCCGGTAAAGGGTGGTTATCCGTACACCAACCGTTTCTATGGAAAGGGAACTAACATTAAATTAGAGAGCGGATATAGAAACATATACACATGGGATCTCTACTCTTACAGCGACACAACCAAGCTCAAAAATATTCAAATTGATCGGGTCGCTTACTCCGACGGCTCCGTCTGGAAAAGATAGCCGAGGCTTAATGCAGATATTATAGAAATAGGAAGCGCGAGCAAATCCCCACTAATGTAAGGTGGGGGCTTACTCGCGCTTTTTTAATCAGAGAGCTATACGATTATTCAGAAGCATCTTTGCATTAAAGAGTGGAAACCCGGCGCAGGAAATTATTATGCGCAAAGCCCCGTACCTGCTCCTCAGAGTAATGCTTAAGCAGCTCATTGATCAGATTTTGGCTATGTGCGGCGTTTTCGAGATTTTTCACGTAAGCGTTGATGCCGTCAAAATCGGAGCCAAGGCCAACCTGATTGACACCGCCAATAGCGCAGTAATGGTCAATATGCTTGATTAAATCGGGAATTGTCGTAATGACTCCCGACTCGGGCTTAATAAACTCGGGATAGTAGACAACATGGACGGTTGCATTTTTGGCAAACAGCGCTTGCGCCTGCTCATCAGACAAGCCTCTTGGATGATCGAACACTGCCTTTGCATTCGAGTGGCTGGCAATTAAATAATCAGCCGTTTCCACGACGTCCCAGAAGCTCTGCTCATTCAAATGGCTGACATCGGTCAAAATCTGGTGCTCATTGTGGAACTGTACCATTTTGCGGCCGAGGGAGGAAAGTCCCGCCCCGCGAGGCTCCAGCACCCCATCAGCAGCCAGGTTGGCAAAATTCCAGGTCAGGCCGACCGACAGCACGCCAAGGCGGTGAAAAATATTCAGCTTAT
This window encodes:
- a CDS encoding RNA ligase family protein, with amino-acid sequence MDFAKLNSLTKYPSILTYHELGERGRLNDRLTEGEAFDSDKPIYVFEKVDGENARIILLHSEAGTDYLIGSREELLFAKGDRIGNPYGNMATLLTPIAERMQASLADGGLGLTVIYQESYGGKTKAAKNYTSSGSQGYRVFDLFSLSHEELQHLLTLPIDQIAKWRDHGGQPFYQEADKAAFIERWNLDAAPLLAVLDGAAFPVGLEETSRFLSDFAATRVGMDAAGKSEGIIVRTADRKRIRKIRFEDYERTFRNVPKA
- a CDS encoding DUF1273 domain-containing protein, whose amino-acid sequence is MNNLLVSGYRAHELNIFNQKHEGIAYIKQAITNKLLPLIDDGLQWVITPGQYGVDLWACEAVIALKPHYPQLRLSIITAYSNPEEKWKDDKKEYYEQVLKGVDYYASVSDKPYDGIWQLQARDELLFRKTDGILLVYDEDAGEGSPRYFKERALRRQQADGYRYISISSDDIQSIADEANYRDMD
- a CDS encoding stalk domain-containing protein; protein product: MKQRILVILLAMVMLLAVPTGLSAAKAESQTVFVNGKKIAYAQAPISENGTTLVSAKETIEALGLSFSWDKGNKRIIASSGEMTISIILDEPVATVNGISMFLGTPAVERNGRTMVPLRLLTDGLGASMAAKGNQISIKTVDPSKSKYYTGLPLQITNSAVKNLSTEKITVNYKEYYYAGGAVQTYDFTASLNARGKAAFNSATVKPGENYDSKGTNYIYFGRAIYSIETGEKETVSKSYNLAKQLYGNGGTIEKQMRALYKQKEEDYRKKLKEELKKNNNVPFKIVDYSITYDSLGYPEANIELWNLTAKTIVSFELSFSTYDAYGDPVKGGYPYTNRFYGKGTNIKLESGYRNIYTWDLYSYSDTTKLKNIQIDRVAYSDGSVWKR
- a CDS encoding dipeptidase, whose protein sequence is MNIIDLHCDALMKLADKKGSLSFNDAPELETNKQRLLAGGVKVQGFAIFVMPNLSDQEKFQSALDQVHYFYEEVLGKNPDIKHIKEWKDIGKLAEHEIGAFLTLEGVDPVGNDLHKLNIFHRLGVLSVGLTWNFANLAADGVLEPRGAGLSSLGRKMVQFHNEHQILTDVSHLNEQSFWDVVETADYLIASHSNAKAVFDHPRGLSDEQAQALFAKNATVHVVYYPEFIKPESGVITTIPDLIKHIDHYCAIGGVNQVGLGSDFDGINAYVKNLENAAHSQNLINELLKHYSEEQVRGFAHNNFLRRVSTL